The Hymenobacter sp. 5317J-9 genome has a window encoding:
- a CDS encoding DUF2157 domain-containing protein → MSRKFLETESPAWVAEGLISEEQRQKLLARYPPEAQALGLLPLLGSVLVGLSALSVVAANWQGLPAVLRLALLLGSLLGAYGAGAYFRRRGNVDLSHGLIGLGLIVFGASIILVSQLYQLVGYDVSGLLAWVVAGVALSYVYGSRLLVLLTVVIGAAVQTYCVEVLGSFSYATAVLVAAGLGYYWWRRPEVVSSTVLATGLLWQAGLLVIVLHAKITWFFVPAMAIYAAGDWQQSRNGARALQGPPLVAAYLFMFGLATFGETDTYANVLRPPLLPYLLSLGAVFAISVAGKRARGRFDTLLDWLLLLPGFYLPGGLPLAVATLVVLYAHAGSVLARAHRQQDSDQLTLGAVLFVVATAVAYFKLTWAFLDKSLFFLLGGVLLLGLSWYLRRRNAQTLAAAPAPTAPAAGEAPDSTVAPETPPRHD, encoded by the coding sequence ATGAGTCGTAAATTTCTCGAAACCGAAAGCCCCGCCTGGGTGGCCGAAGGGCTCATCAGCGAAGAGCAGCGGCAGAAGCTGCTGGCCCGCTACCCGCCCGAAGCCCAGGCGCTGGGGCTGCTGCCGCTGCTGGGCAGCGTGCTGGTGGGCCTGAGCGCCCTGAGCGTGGTGGCCGCCAACTGGCAGGGCCTGCCCGCCGTGTTGCGGCTGGCGCTGTTGCTGGGCAGCCTGCTGGGCGCCTATGGAGCGGGGGCCTACTTCCGGCGGCGTGGCAACGTGGATTTGAGCCACGGCCTCATCGGGCTGGGGCTCATTGTGTTTGGCGCCAGCATTATCCTGGTCAGCCAGCTCTACCAGCTGGTGGGCTACGACGTGAGCGGGCTGCTGGCCTGGGTGGTAGCCGGCGTGGCCCTGAGCTACGTGTACGGCTCGCGGCTGCTGGTGCTGCTCACGGTGGTAATAGGCGCTGCCGTGCAAACCTATTGCGTGGAGGTGTTGGGCAGCTTCAGCTACGCCACGGCGGTGCTGGTGGCCGCCGGCCTGGGCTACTACTGGTGGCGGCGCCCCGAGGTGGTGAGCAGCACCGTGCTGGCCACCGGCCTGCTGTGGCAGGCCGGCTTGCTAGTAATTGTGCTGCACGCCAAAATCACCTGGTTTTTTGTGCCGGCCATGGCCATCTACGCGGCCGGCGACTGGCAGCAGAGCCGCAACGGCGCGCGGGCCCTGCAGGGCCCGCCGCTGGTGGCGGCGTATCTGTTCATGTTCGGGCTGGCCACCTTTGGCGAAACCGACACCTACGCCAACGTGCTGCGGCCGCCGCTGCTGCCCTACCTGCTGTCGTTGGGGGCGGTGTTTGCTATTTCGGTGGCCGGCAAGCGGGCGCGTGGCCGCTTCGATACGCTGCTGGACTGGCTGTTGCTGCTGCCGGGGTTTTACCTGCCCGGCGGGCTGCCGCTGGCGGTGGCCACGCTGGTGGTGCTGTATGCGCATGCCGGCTCGGTGCTGGCCCGCGCCCATCGGCAGCAGGATTCCGACCAGCTCACGCTGGGCGCGGTGCTGTTTGTGGTGGCCACGGCCGTGGCCTATTTCAAGCTGACCTGGGCTTTTCTGGACAAGTCGCTGTTCTTCCTGCTGGGCGGCGTGCTACTGCTTGGCCTGAGCTGGTACCTGCGCCGCCGCAATGCCCAAACGCTGGCGGCCGCGCCGGCGCCCACCGCCCCAGCCGCCGGCGAAGCGCCCGACTCAACTGTTGCACCCGAAACTCCGCCGCGCCATGACTGA
- a CDS encoding GDYXXLXY domain-containing protein has translation MTDLLTWASDPARRRPLLRLLVAAQVLYVLGVAGAGYATTALGQHIVLATTPVDPRDLLYGDFVRLRYIISEAPLSQWHDAAPPKRRQGVFVLLATGPDSLSTTVGIYPKAPAAAPGQAVLRAWVTDVFRHSLALRFNLERYYVPEGSGLRLEKAGRRHPLRVHVSIAPWGQARIARVVDVGAVAGRK, from the coding sequence ATGACTGACCTGCTCACCTGGGCTTCGGACCCGGCCCGCCGCCGGCCCCTGCTGCGCCTGCTGGTGGCCGCGCAGGTGCTCTACGTGCTGGGTGTGGCCGGTGCGGGCTACGCCACCACGGCCTTAGGGCAGCACATTGTGCTGGCCACCACCCCCGTCGACCCGCGCGACCTGCTTTACGGCGATTTTGTGCGCCTGCGCTACATCATCAGCGAAGCGCCCCTGAGCCAGTGGCACGATGCCGCGCCGCCCAAGCGCCGCCAGGGCGTGTTCGTGCTCCTGGCCACCGGCCCCGACAGCCTCAGTACTACCGTGGGCATCTACCCCAAAGCCCCCGCGGCCGCCCCCGGCCAGGCCGTGCTCCGCGCCTGGGTCACCGATGTGTTTCGGCACTCATTGGCCCTGCGCTTCAATCTAGAGCGCTACTACGTGCCCGAAGGCAGCGGCCTGCGCCTCGAAAAAGCCGGCCGTCGGCACCCCTTGCGCGTGCATGTCAGCATCGCGCCCTGGGGTCAGGCGCGCATCGCACGGGTAGTGGATGTGGGGGCCGTGGCTGGTAGGAAGTAG
- a CDS encoding energy transducer TonB, whose product MMTNTQLATASLDDIVFDGRNRHYGAYQLRALYQRHVTRALVIGTAIFALLLVFPLAAQWLKDRTPVAAPKIDEGNILIAPPLDPTIPPPPVTPPPAQPPAQAPTPPSIRFTPPVVAPDPQVTEEVPDQKDLQNARISTVTVEGKDDPGLLDEPLEAVEGPKTVGDAVDTKVYVSVEQMPELPGGGGQAAIVAAIQKSARYPGPALSNGIEGKIYASFTVNPKGEVTDVKIVRGLGYGLDEETMRAIKALPRFIPGKQNGREVSVSFTVPVTFKIQ is encoded by the coding sequence ATGATGACCAATACGCAACTGGCCACGGCCAGCCTCGACGACATCGTGTTCGATGGTCGCAACCGCCACTACGGGGCCTACCAGCTCCGCGCCCTCTACCAACGCCACGTGACGCGGGCGCTGGTCATCGGCACGGCCATTTTTGCGCTGCTGCTGGTGTTTCCGCTGGCCGCCCAGTGGTTGAAGGACCGAACGCCTGTGGCGGCGCCTAAGATTGATGAAGGCAACATCCTCATTGCCCCGCCGCTCGACCCAACCATCCCGCCGCCGCCCGTGACGCCGCCACCTGCACAGCCGCCCGCTCAGGCACCTACGCCCCCCAGTATTCGCTTCACGCCGCCCGTGGTGGCGCCCGACCCGCAGGTGACCGAAGAAGTGCCCGACCAAAAAGACCTGCAAAATGCCCGCATCTCCACCGTGACCGTGGAGGGCAAAGACGACCCCGGCCTACTAGACGAACCGCTGGAAGCCGTGGAAGGCCCCAAAACCGTGGGCGATGCCGTGGATACCAAAGTGTACGTTTCGGTAGAGCAGATGCCGGAGTTGCCGGGCGGTGGCGGGCAGGCCGCCATCGTGGCCGCCATCCAGAAATCGGCCCGCTACCCCGGCCCGGCCCTCAGCAACGGCATTGAGGGCAAGATATACGCCAGCTTCACGGTGAACCCCAAGGGCGAGGTGACGGACGTGAAAATCGTGCGCGGCCTCGGCTACGGCCTCGACGAGGAAACCATGCGGGCCATCAAAGCGCTGCCCCGGTTCATCCCCGGCAAGCAGAACGGCCGCGAAGTGAGCGTGTCGTTCACCGTGCCCGTCACGTTCAAGATTCAGTAG
- a CDS encoding biopolymer transporter ExbD → MAEIQPQAAGPNKAGKRRAKKMSTRIDMTPMVDLAFLLLTFFMLTTTFAKPYTLELQMPVKSTDNTPIRERDALTIILGKGHQVHYFFGLNAPNDNTVAAPELKTTTFAADGIRQVLLRRSQQRPGLVVLIKPSDDSKYQDMVDILDEMSITNQKKYALVNITPADLTLLKTATL, encoded by the coding sequence ATGGCCGAAATTCAACCGCAGGCAGCCGGGCCCAACAAAGCCGGCAAGCGACGAGCCAAGAAGATGTCGACCCGCATCGACATGACGCCGATGGTGGATTTGGCCTTTCTGCTGCTCACCTTTTTCATGCTCACCACCACGTTTGCCAAGCCCTACACCCTGGAGCTGCAAATGCCGGTGAAAAGCACCGATAACACGCCCATCCGGGAGCGTGACGCGCTGACTATCATTCTGGGCAAGGGCCATCAGGTGCATTACTTCTTCGGGTTGAACGCGCCCAACGACAACACCGTGGCCGCGCCCGAATTGAAAACCACCACGTTTGCGGCCGACGGCATCCGGCAGGTGCTGCTCAGGCGCAGCCAGCAGCGGCCCGGCCTGGTGGTGCTCATCAAGCCCAGCGACGATTCCAAATACCAGGACATGGTGGACATTCTCGATGAGATGAGCATCACGAACCAGAAGAAATACGCGCTGGTGAACATCACCCCCGCCGACCTCACCTTACTTAAAACCGCAACCCTATGA
- a CDS encoding 5-formyltetrahydrofolate cyclo-ligase yields MTKAALRRAALARRQALPAAEVAQRSQQLCEQFFRHFPVAEWRWLHLFLPLSQRNEPDTWPIIRRIWAEQWPVRLAVPVVQPDGVSLKHYELAPDTELRPSRWGIPEPVAQAATEVAAATFDAVLVPLLAVDTAGHRVGYGGGFYDRFLAQCRPGTQFIGLNVLDEEPVPALADVLPTDVPLHACLTPSRLWRF; encoded by the coding sequence ATGACCAAAGCCGCCCTGCGCCGCGCCGCCCTGGCCCGCCGCCAAGCCCTCCCCGCCGCCGAAGTGGCCCAGCGCAGCCAGCAGCTCTGCGAGCAGTTTTTTCGGCATTTTCCGGTGGCGGAGTGGCGTTGGCTGCACCTGTTTCTGCCCCTGAGCCAGCGCAACGAGCCCGATACCTGGCCGATAATTCGCCGCATCTGGGCCGAGCAGTGGCCGGTGCGGCTGGCCGTGCCCGTGGTGCAGCCCGACGGCGTTTCGCTGAAACACTACGAGCTGGCGCCCGACACCGAGCTGCGTCCCAGCCGCTGGGGCATACCGGAGCCTGTAGCGCAAGCGGCTACCGAGGTGGCGGCCGCAACCTTCGATGCCGTGCTGGTACCGCTGCTGGCCGTGGACACGGCGGGGCACCGCGTGGGCTACGGCGGTGGCTTCTACGACCGGTTTTTGGCCCAGTGCAGGCCGGGCACGCAGTTCATCGGGCTGAATGTGCTGGACGAGGAACCCGTGCCGGCCCTGGCCGACGTGCTGCCCACCGACGTGCCACTGCACGCCTGCCTGACGCCCAGCCGGTTGTGGCGCTTTTAG
- the bshC gene encoding bacillithiol biosynthesis cysteine-adding enzyme BshC — translation MPTTCSTLSYAETGAFSGLLTDYLAQKPELAPFYHRFPTLENFAAQMEEKQASYTPEARKRLVAALRDQYGFAPEPEPAIEDSLLLLAEPTTFTVTTGHQLNLLTGPLYFIYKIVSTIKLSRQLKEKYPQYDFVPVYWMATEDHDFAEINHFSLFGKSYSWDAATPGGPVGRLPLDGLAEQLLSQLPPEVPAAFHKAYAESKNLAQATRKLVDSLFGEYGLVTLDADRPALKKALVPVLEREIQEQVSNAAVQATNARLTAAGYKPQVYSRPINLFFITDEGKRERLEPDASGADCVEVTIRNTAKCHSQAELLELARQHPEQFSPNVVLRPVYQEILLPNLAYIGGGAEVAYWFQLKDVFAAFGVPYPIVLPRNSAEYISRANAGKLKKLGLTTREIFRPLPELKKQVGAALGQEEISLKVQQQALAAAFQQVQDLAQRLDPTLVKTVAAEAQKAAGGLAGLEKRLSKAAEAKHETAYAQLAALKEKLFPDGGLQERSENILSILINNPGFIRQLLEAFEPLALEFTVLCEE, via the coding sequence ATGCCCACCACCTGTAGCACTCTGTCCTACGCCGAAACCGGCGCTTTCTCCGGCCTGCTGACCGATTACCTGGCCCAGAAACCCGAACTGGCGCCTTTCTACCACCGCTTTCCGACGCTGGAAAACTTCGCGGCGCAGATGGAAGAAAAACAGGCCAGCTACACGCCCGAAGCCCGCAAGCGCCTGGTGGCCGCCCTGCGCGACCAGTACGGCTTCGCCCCCGAGCCCGAGCCGGCCATCGAAGACAGCCTGCTGCTGCTGGCCGAGCCCACCACCTTCACCGTGACCACCGGGCACCAGCTCAACCTGCTCACCGGGCCGCTGTATTTCATCTACAAAATCGTTTCAACCATCAAGCTGAGCCGGCAGCTGAAGGAAAAATACCCGCAGTACGACTTCGTGCCGGTGTACTGGATGGCCACGGAGGACCATGACTTTGCCGAAATCAACCACTTTTCGCTCTTCGGCAAAAGCTATTCCTGGGACGCGGCCACCCCCGGCGGGCCGGTGGGCCGTCTGCCCCTCGACGGTCTGGCCGAGCAGCTGCTGAGCCAGCTGCCGCCCGAAGTGCCGGCCGCTTTTCACAAGGCCTACGCCGAGTCGAAAAACCTGGCCCAGGCCACCCGCAAGCTGGTCGACTCGCTGTTTGGTGAGTATGGCCTGGTGACGCTGGACGCCGACCGCCCCGCCCTGAAAAAGGCGCTGGTGCCGGTGCTGGAGCGCGAGATACAGGAGCAGGTGTCGAACGCGGCGGTACAAGCCACCAACGCGCGCCTCACCGCCGCGGGCTACAAGCCGCAGGTGTATTCGCGGCCCATCAATCTGTTTTTCATCACCGACGAAGGCAAGCGCGAGCGCCTCGAACCCGACGCCAGCGGCGCCGACTGCGTGGAAGTCACCATCCGCAACACGGCCAAGTGCCATAGCCAGGCCGAGCTATTGGAACTGGCCAGGCAGCACCCCGAGCAGTTCAGCCCCAACGTGGTGCTGCGGCCCGTGTACCAGGAAATCCTGCTGCCCAACCTCGCCTACATCGGCGGCGGGGCCGAAGTGGCATACTGGTTCCAGCTGAAGGACGTGTTTGCGGCCTTTGGCGTGCCCTACCCCATCGTGCTGCCGCGCAACTCGGCCGAGTACATCAGCCGGGCCAACGCGGGCAAGCTCAAGAAACTGGGCCTGACCACGCGCGAAATTTTCCGCCCGCTGCCCGAGCTCAAAAAGCAGGTGGGCGCCGCCCTGGGCCAGGAAGAAATCAGCCTCAAGGTGCAGCAGCAGGCCCTGGCCGCCGCCTTCCAGCAAGTGCAGGATCTGGCTCAACGCCTCGACCCCACCTTGGTAAAAACCGTGGCTGCCGAAGCCCAAAAAGCCGCGGGCGGCCTCGCCGGCCTCGAAAAGCGCCTGAGCAAAGCCGCCGAAGCCAAGCACGAAACGGCCTACGCTCAACTCGCCGCCCTCAAGGAAAAGCTCTTCCCCGACGGCGGCCTGCAGGAGCGCAGCGAGAACATCCTCAGCATTTTAATAAACAACCCGGGCTTCATCCGGCAGCTGCTGGAAGCGTTTGAGCCGCTGGCGCTGGAGTTTACCGTGCTGTGCGAGGAATAG
- the rimO gene encoding 30S ribosomal protein S12 methylthiotransferase RimO, protein MKVRNQTTNKVNVITLGCSKNLVDSEVLMGQLQANAFDVTHESEKSDANIVIINTCGFIDNAKQESIDTILRYADEKEAGRLEKLYVTGCLSQRYKDELEVEIPQVDAYFGTLELPQMLKVLNADYKHELIGERLITTPKHYAYFKIAEGCNRPCSFCAIPLMRGKHVDRPIEDLVKEAKRLAGMGTKELILIAQDLTYYGLQAYGERKLADLLRHLSDVNGIDWIRLQYAYPSQFPLDALDVMAERENICKYLDMPLQHGSDNMLKTMRRGITKRRTMELVDTIRQRVPGIALRTTLIAGHPGETEKDFQEMYDFVEQTRFERLGIFTYSHEENTHSHTLVDDVPAELKQERADAIMELQQGISMELNEARVGQTYKVLFDRKESGHFVGRTEFDSPEVDNEVLVPVEKDTFVRLGDFANVKIDSASDFDLYGHLV, encoded by the coding sequence ATGAAGGTTAGAAATCAAACCACCAACAAGGTCAACGTCATCACCTTGGGCTGCTCCAAAAACCTCGTGGACAGCGAAGTGCTGATGGGCCAGCTGCAAGCCAACGCCTTCGACGTGACCCACGAGTCGGAGAAGTCGGACGCCAACATCGTCATCATCAACACCTGCGGCTTTATTGATAACGCCAAGCAGGAAAGCATCGACACCATTCTGCGCTACGCCGACGAGAAAGAAGCCGGCCGCCTCGAAAAGCTCTACGTGACGGGCTGCCTCTCGCAGCGCTACAAGGACGAGCTGGAAGTGGAAATCCCGCAGGTAGACGCCTATTTCGGCACCCTGGAGCTGCCCCAGATGCTGAAAGTGCTCAACGCCGACTACAAGCACGAGCTTATCGGGGAGCGCCTCATCACCACGCCCAAGCACTACGCCTACTTCAAAATTGCGGAGGGCTGCAACCGCCCCTGCTCGTTCTGCGCCATCCCGCTGATGCGCGGCAAGCACGTGGACCGGCCCATCGAGGACTTGGTGAAAGAAGCCAAGCGCCTGGCCGGCATGGGCACCAAAGAGCTCATTCTCATTGCCCAGGACCTGACCTACTACGGCCTGCAGGCCTACGGCGAGCGCAAGCTGGCCGACCTGCTCCGCCACCTGTCCGACGTGAACGGCATCGACTGGATTCGCCTGCAGTACGCCTATCCCTCGCAGTTCCCGCTGGATGCGCTGGACGTGATGGCCGAGCGCGAAAACATCTGCAAGTACCTCGACATGCCCCTGCAGCACGGCTCCGACAACATGCTGAAAACCATGCGCCGCGGCATCACCAAGCGCCGCACCATGGAGCTGGTCGACACCATTCGGCAGCGGGTGCCGGGCATTGCCCTGCGCACCACGCTCATCGCCGGCCACCCCGGCGAGACGGAAAAGGACTTCCAGGAAATGTATGATTTCGTGGAGCAGACGCGCTTTGAGCGCCTAGGCATCTTCACGTACTCGCACGAAGAAAACACCCACTCGCACACGCTGGTGGATGATGTGCCAGCCGAGCTGAAGCAGGAACGTGCCGACGCCATCATGGAACTGCAGCAGGGCATTTCGATGGAGCTGAACGAGGCCCGCGTGGGCCAGACTTACAAGGTGCTGTTCGACCGCAAGGAAAGCGGCCACTTTGTGGGCCGCACCGAGTTTGACTCGCCCGAGGTAGACAACGAAGTGCTGGTGCCGGTAGAGAAGGACACGTTCGTGCGCCTCGGCGACTTCGCCAACGTGAAGATTGATTCGGCGTCGGATTTCGACCTCTACGGGCACTTGGTGTAG
- a CDS encoding acyltransferase gives MPPPLPLPTTRTPLDPFLSHKLKFWSLMAMVLLIYVHAYNLHPRYLQPFTPVQEPLSVGTWLQYFLANGVLRFRIPILFAISGYLFARHEGTAPHAQRVKRRLRTLGLPFLLWSLMWLGVLWALEQFPLTKQAVIDAEISPFWPRQLLSQYSSAELVQRWLLVPAPFQLWFLRSLLVCNLAYPWLRTAIARRPAIYFGVAALLWFFMVPLPLVEGDGLLFFGLGVWLALRDKDVLTRPAWLRLWLMVGLWLGTAAVKTWLAFHAGPPFSLPVALTMLALHRVGEISGMLVAWFGLNGVVRGCMARGWFRWLTGFSFMIYVLHVPLVNYATEVVLRYGRGVPHLHLLTYLLLPLLVVVVSVGVGALLRWAVPGVYAVLTGGRGLATS, from the coding sequence ATGCCGCCTCCCCTACCCTTGCCCACCACCCGCACGCCGCTCGACCCATTCCTGAGCCATAAGCTGAAGTTTTGGTCGCTGATGGCCATGGTGCTGCTCATTTACGTGCACGCCTACAACCTGCACCCGCGCTACCTGCAGCCCTTCACGCCCGTGCAGGAACCGCTGTCGGTGGGCACCTGGCTGCAATACTTCCTGGCCAATGGAGTGCTGCGCTTTCGCATCCCCATTCTGTTTGCCATCTCGGGCTACCTGTTTGCCCGGCACGAAGGCACGGCGCCGCACGCCCAGCGCGTGAAACGCCGGCTGCGCACGCTGGGCCTCCCCTTCCTGTTGTGGAGCCTGATGTGGCTGGGCGTGCTGTGGGCCCTGGAGCAGTTTCCCCTCACGAAACAGGCGGTTATTGATGCCGAAATCAGCCCGTTCTGGCCCCGCCAGCTGCTGAGCCAGTACTCGAGCGCCGAGTTGGTGCAGCGCTGGTTGCTGGTGCCAGCACCGTTTCAGCTGTGGTTTTTGCGCAGCTTGCTGGTGTGCAACCTAGCGTATCCATGGCTGCGCACGGCCATTGCGCGGCGGCCGGCCATTTATTTCGGCGTGGCGGCGCTGCTGTGGTTTTTCATGGTGCCCCTGCCGCTCGTGGAAGGCGACGGGCTGCTGTTTTTTGGGCTGGGCGTGTGGCTGGCCCTGCGCGACAAGGACGTACTGACGCGGCCCGCCTGGCTACGGCTGTGGCTGATGGTTGGGCTGTGGCTAGGCACGGCGGCCGTGAAAACCTGGCTGGCGTTTCACGCGGGGCCGCCGTTTTCGCTGCCGGTGGCGCTGACTATGCTGGCGCTGCACCGCGTGGGCGAAATCAGCGGCATGCTGGTGGCGTGGTTTGGGCTGAACGGGGTGGTGCGCGGGTGCATGGCGCGCGGCTGGTTCCGCTGGCTCACGGGCTTTTCGTTCATGATTTACGTGCTGCACGTGCCGCTCGTGAACTATGCCACGGAAGTGGTGTTGCGCTACGGCCGGGGAGTGCCGCACCTGCATTTGCTTACCTATTTGCTGCTGCCGCTGCTCGTCGTCGTAGTGAGCGTTGGCGTAGGGGCGCTGCTGCGCTGGGCGGTGCCCGGGGTTTATGCAGTGCTGACCGGTGGGCGGGGACTGGCTACGTCGTAA
- the pheS gene encoding phenylalanine--tRNA ligase subunit alpha has protein sequence MMQESIAALTAEITKAELNNPAELDAFRISYLGRKGRLADLFDQLKTVPNEEKRAVGQQLNALKQQAQARFDEAQQAAEAAADNAPANPDFDYTLPVVPNALGTRHPLSLVREEMLRVFARIGFAVAEGPEIEDDWHNFTALNFPENHPARDMQDTFFVTPPVGSEPGTQPHLLRTHTSTVQVRVMETEPLPIRRVMPGRVFRNEAISARAHMMFHQVEGIFIDEGVSFADLKQTVYYFVQELFGQDINIRFRPSFFPFTEPSAEIDITCLICKGAGCNICKYSGWVEIGGCGMVDPAVLENAKIDSEKYSGYAWGMGIERIAMLKYQIKDLRLFTENDMRFLRQFEAL, from the coding sequence ATGATGCAGGAATCCATTGCCGCTCTTACGGCCGAAATTACGAAGGCCGAACTGAATAATCCCGCCGAACTCGACGCATTTCGCATCAGCTACCTCGGCCGCAAGGGCCGGCTGGCCGACTTGTTCGACCAGCTCAAGACCGTGCCTAATGAGGAAAAGCGCGCGGTAGGCCAGCAGCTCAATGCGCTGAAGCAGCAGGCCCAGGCCCGTTTCGACGAAGCACAGCAAGCCGCCGAAGCCGCCGCCGACAACGCCCCGGCCAACCCCGATTTCGACTACACCCTGCCTGTGGTGCCCAATGCCCTGGGCACGCGCCACCCGCTGAGCCTGGTGCGCGAGGAAATGTTGCGCGTGTTTGCCCGCATCGGCTTTGCCGTGGCCGAGGGGCCCGAAATTGAGGACGACTGGCACAACTTCACCGCTCTCAACTTCCCCGAGAACCACCCGGCGCGCGACATGCAGGACACGTTTTTCGTGACCCCGCCCGTGGGCAGCGAGCCCGGCACCCAGCCCCACCTGCTGCGCACCCACACCAGCACGGTGCAGGTGCGCGTGATGGAAACCGAGCCCCTGCCCATCCGGCGGGTGATGCCGGGCCGCGTGTTCCGCAACGAGGCCATTTCGGCCCGCGCCCACATGATGTTCCACCAGGTGGAAGGCATTTTCATTGACGAAGGCGTGAGCTTCGCCGACCTCAAGCAGACGGTGTACTACTTCGTGCAGGAGCTGTTCGGGCAGGACATCAACATCCGCTTCCGCCCCAGCTTCTTCCCCTTCACCGAGCCCAGCGCCGAGATTGACATCACCTGCCTCATTTGCAAAGGCGCGGGCTGCAACATCTGCAAATACTCGGGCTGGGTCGAGATTGGCGGCTGCGGCATGGTGGACCCCGCCGTGCTCGAAAACGCCAAGATTGATTCTGAGAAGTACTCCGGCTACGCCTGGGGCATGGGCATCGAGCGCATTGCCATGCTCAAATACCAGATAAAGGACCTGCGCCTGTTCACGGAAAATGACATGCGCTTCCTGCGGCAGTTTGAAGCGCTGTAA